The Neomonachus schauinslandi chromosome 11, ASM220157v2, whole genome shotgun sequence genomic sequence tcttcctctgccccagcaCCTGTGATCCTTCTCCTCGCTTGTCCTTTGTCAGCCACTTCCCCCATGTACTGGCTGTCTTCAGGAAATAAGTGACACGCCTGTTTCATTCCTCCCTCCTGTCACTCTCTCCCTACCACCTGGGAGAGCGCCtcgcacacagcaggtgctcagtatttgcagagggaaggcaggggcCAGGTGCTGCCCTCCTAaggctggagaagagagaggagctgGGCCTCTGGGCCAGACATCTGCAGGGACACCTGCGGCTGCctgcccccttccttcttctcctttcctcAGTCCTCTCTGgcttgcctccttccctccctctgatctccccctaccctcctccaTCCCTGGGACTCGAGGGGGACCCTGTCAGTACTCGGGCAGGTGTGTCTCCCCCAGGTATGAGCCAAGCACCCCGAAATCNNNNNNNNNNNNNNNNNNNNNNNNNNNNNNNNNNNNNNNNNNNNNNNNNNNNNNNNNNNNNNNNNNNNNNNNNNNNNNNNNNNNNNNNNNNNNNNNNNNNNNNNNNNNNNNNNNNNNNNNNNNNNNNNNNNNNNNNNNNNNNNNNNNNNNNNNNNNNNNNNNNNNNNNNNNNNNNNNNNNNNNNNNNNNNNNNNNNNNNNNNNNNNNNNNNNNNNNNNNNNNNNNNNNNNNNNNNNNNNNNNNNNNNNNNNNNNNNNNNNNNNNNNNNNNNNNNNNNNNNNNNNNNNNNNNNNNNNNNNNNNNNNNNNNNNNNNNNNNNNNNNNNNNNNNNNNNNNNNNNNNNNNNNNNNNNNNNNNNNNNNNNNNNNNNNNNNNNNNNNNNNNNNNNNNNNNNNNNNNNNNNNNNNNNNNNNNNNNNNNNNNNNNNNNNNNNNNNNNNNNNNNNNNNNNNNNNNNNNNNNNNNNNNNNNNNNNNNNNNNNNNNNNNNNNNNNNNNNNNNgggggggcgggcagggccaGCCAGACAGGAGAGATTTAGGGGCTGGGTCCAGGGGGTTTATCCATATGGGTTTTATAATCAGCATTCCAGGATAAGTGGCTCTTCCATCAGATTACACTGTGCATCATGGATGAAACTACATGGAATCCACAGGAAACACGTTGAAAGAAGACACATGCTCACAGTGGTAATTTGGGAATCCTTGAAGGGCCAGTGGCAGGGCAGCCTGTTCACTGCCTCATAAAGTAACACTCCGGTTCTTGCTGCTACAATTTGTCATTGGTCTGGACGGTGGCAGCAGGTTCCCGGGATAGAACATGAACAAGAGGGAGGGACATGGTGGGAGATGGCGGATCAGGGACTCGGCCTGCCTTTGTAGCTGCGGCCTCTGTGTGctgttgggggggagggaagggcatgtCCATATGGagggatgtgtgtgtgagtgtgtgtgtgctggggtgaAGTTAGGACTGCTGACCGCACAGGCAGAGACTAGGCGTCACTAACTATAAGCTTGTGATATTTCCTAGTACCGATTTTAAATCCAGTTTTTATTAAGAGAGTCATAATTGTTAGCATTGAGACAGAACAATAATATGGATAATTGAGGTAATAGTTATTGGATCCTTACTCTGCATTGGACATTATGCTAAACACCTGACATTCGGTGCGGAGCTGGTACCTCTTTGGTGAAGCCGCAGCTGAGGAGACTCCGGTGCTCGCCATGGCCGATGAAAAGCCCAAGGAAGGAGTCAAGACTGAGAACAACGATCATATTAATTTGAAGGTTGCGGGGCAGGATGGTTCTGTGGTGCAGTTTACGATTAAGAGGCACACACCACTTAGTAATCTAATGAAAGCCTACTGTGAACGACAGGGTTTGTCAATGAGGCAGATCAGATTCCAATTTGATGGGCAGCCAATCAATGAAACAGACACACCTGCACAGTTGGAAATGGAGGATGAAGATACAATTGATGTGTTCCAGCAGCAGACAGGAGGTGTCTACTAAAAAGGGAACCTGCTACTTTACTCCAGAACTCTGTTCCTCCAGACCAAGAAGACATTCTCAAGTAGAAAGTCACAATTTGGTTCCACCACATCCTGACTACTACAGTACagttttctctattctttcattttccccttccccgTTCCTTTATTGTACATAAAGTAACTGTGGATGTGCACAAGCATAtcgcatttttttttaaatggccaatgGTATGTTTTGATCGACATCAAATGGAGATGGGATGGGGGAAAACACTGTTTCTGTGAAAATACCCTCTCCCCATTAGTGGCATGCTCAGTCAGCTCTTATCTTTATATTCCGGTAAGTTATTTTGCTCTCACAgtttaacaaaaaaaggaaaacataaaaatccttttataacaacaattttataacttttttgtaCGTAGCTGTTACATGTAGGGCAATCTGTCTTTAAGTAGGGATATATTAccctaaaagaaatgaatcctAGGTAGTT encodes the following:
- the LOC123326194 gene encoding small ubiquitin-related modifier 2-like translates to MADEKPKEGVKTENNDHINLKVAGQDGSVVQFTIKRHTPLSNLMKAYCERQDTPAQLEMEDEDTIDVFQQQTGGVY